In Peromyscus maniculatus bairdii isolate BWxNUB_F1_BW_parent chromosome 16, HU_Pman_BW_mat_3.1, whole genome shotgun sequence, the sequence GCCCACATAAATAAAGGtacccctggaggccagaggtgttggatttcccaaagctggagttacaggtggttgtgagctcgCCAGTCAGTGTggatgtgtgggtgctggaaaccaaacttaggacctctgtaagaacagtgaccactgagctatccctccagctcATCAGAGGACCACGAAGATTTTCTgacatttttcttagttatgacgGTTTGTGTTTTCCAAGAATTTGCCACTTGAATTATATTTCCACACCGATCTGGCAGAAGTCATTTATGCTCTGTTGACATGTCTTCTCAACTTTACTATGAAAATATTCACTGGACAAAAAACGTTCGAAGAATTCTACAGTGAAGACTCGTCCATTCTGTGTCTCACTTATTTCAGGTTCTATGATGCCTTTTCAGATTCATCTATATTGTTTTAAAGTACAGAATTTCCTTTTTGTCCTTTTTAGGTTCagtaataatattctattattaTACACTACTCATGCATATTCATAGGCTACTAAATAACATTGGGTTAGTTTTGAGAACTGCATTGTTTGGATTTTTGTCACACAGACATTGCACactgcgcgcgcgcacgcgcgcgcacacacacacacacacacacacacaacctaagATGCCTTTGACCATGCTCAGTGATAAATTCTTTTGAAACCATTGTCATGAAGGGGACCCACCACTCCCTAAACCACCACTGTGCCACTCAGGACTCCACAGGCTCCATTTCCTCACCTTACTCATCTGGCTATGGGCACTCGGGTTGATTCCATGTCCTGGGAATTGTGATCAAGTACTGTTGGATAAAAACCACACCGGAATCTTCCAAGCCTGTGTGCATTTGTCCACCACCCTATTCAAGGTGTCAGTGCTAACATTATTGctttcattcattcctttttaCCATTACAGACAGAAGTCAGCTTCCCATGTTTCAAGTCTGAGGGCTTGTAATGCATAGACatctcatttacttatttttctaggAATATGAATTGAACCCATTACTTCCTGTAATGGGGAGGGAGGGTAAGCTGAGTGTAAGAAATGGGTCAGGATGTAATTTTGGAATGAGGAGGCCTCCACAAGAAGGGTAGGTAATAcctaaaggaaaaaggaagaaaacaaaagacatggAAAAAAATAACCATGTAGATACCTATAAACATATTTTTGAAAGAACAGATTAGAACTAGGCACGAGCCCTTGATCAGAAGCATATTTGGTAAAGAACAAGAAAGCAGAATCAGGTGGTGAGCCCAACCACGGGGGCTTTGGGATTCTCCTAGCTTTCAGATAGGAGAATTTTAGACCATATTTAGGAGCTGGCTTTTACTCTGGTGGGGAGGTGGTTGGAATGCATGTGTGATATGATTGGACCCACTACATGATTGAAAAGAGAGGGCAGCTGGACACACATGGATGATCCTCCAAAGGCAAGAAGCATAAAACATGAAGCCCATCTGGAAAAGCTGTGAACTCCTACTGCATGTGGTGGTGTTGGAAAAACAGCAGCATAGATGGgctggtgggggggtgggggactgAATCTCATTCTCTTGTTGAACCCAACAGAATTTCCCAGATGATGTGACAAATGCAGAAACTACTTATTCTTTGCATAACCAGCTAATTTTAACCATTCACATTTCTGTACACTAAAGTCTATTCCCCCAAAAGGCCTTTCATCACATCCTTCCTATTGATGAAACCATCCTCATGTACACTTTAGGGAGTGGAGATAGGGTGGTCTATTTGGGGACGAGGAGAGCCCATGAGTCCTGCAACTGTAGAGCTTTGAATGTATTAACCAGCATTCGATTTTATGAAAACCATGTTGTGACAATTCAACAGTGGCCCACTAGATGGTGACCTCTACTAAACGTTCACAGCATTGAGGTTGTGATTATGTTTTCTGAGAACCGTGGTCAACTTTAAGACCTTCGAGTTGGAAGGCACAGTAGCGGTGGTAGTTAGGAGCGCAATTTCTGAAACCTCTTTATAATCAGAATTTTAGATTTGGGGACATTGATAAAGTTAAGTTTGAATCACACAAAGTAAGACAAATTTTTAGGTTCAATTatgttcatttgatttttaaaataatatctgaTTCTATGAAATCTCTAAAAGATGGAACTTCAATGCTATAACTCCTTATTTTTGTGAGGAAGATTTCAAAACATCAGTACTGGATTCAGTAACTTTGTCCTAAATTGTCTTAGACTTCAAAAGCCATCTCATAAAGAACTTAGTTTATGGTTAATGTGAAGTGTTTTGGAAAGTTTTCATGTGATTATATGTGAAGATATTTGCAATAACAACAAAGACAGCTTTGCCACAGGACATCCCTGTGGCAATAGGAGGTAGAGGGGTACTATAACATAAGTCCTACAGTTAGGTAGTGGTGACTGTACTTACATTGTAttagcatttatttgttttatttctgcatTCTAGATTTTCTACATGCTACACCAATAAGCTGGAGAAAGGCTCGGCAGTTTTAAAACTTAGCTTTTCccccacctttaaaaaaaatgacatcagtgAGATTAAACAAACTCTTTGTAACTTGAGTTTTCGTGTCTtgcccgcagtcaggacaaatctctctcacccaccagccccacagccgctcagacctaaccaagtaaacacagagacttatattgctttcaaactgtatggccatggcaggcttcttgctaactgttcttatagcttaaattaatccatttctataaatctataccttgccacgtggctcgtggcttaccagtactttacatcttctttgtcctggaggctgctgcaggcagtgactgctgccttcctgttttttttatttctcctctctgttagtcccgcctatacttcctgcctaatcacggccaatcaggttttatttattgaccaatcagagcaacttgacatacagaccatcccccagcacagccaagtgcagaccatctcagacacctgcactcaggcccgtggtcctaatcatcctctacgtggacctgctgggtaaagccacgaggaacctaagaacgggctcccacagcacatacagaacatcccacagcaactcatCAATATTTATTCAATAGTGCTGGATCTGCAATTGTGTAACCTTGTAATCAATGAGCATTTGCTAATCAATAACCACCTCAAAACAGAgttttgtaaaaataataatcaggGAATTAGCTCATGGTTTAGGGTTGACAATTCAGCATGGGGTCAACAAGATGGATTTTTCTGCTGGTCTTTGGTTTGCCCTGTAGTCAGATGGGGTTTGCCAGCATCTGAATGACCTAGAGCAAATCATTCTATTGTCATGTCCAGGATAGCAGGCTCCCAGTCAGAGCCATAGGGATAGTACTCAAATAGCCCTGTATCTTTCATTGGCTACCACACTAGCTTGGCTTTATTCCTGTGTCTGCTATGGAGAAATCCCCAAACCAACCAGGGTGGAAGTGGAAAGTCTTTTGAACTCTAGACCTGAACTTACAAAACCTCAATTCCATTGCTTCCCATTGGTCAAGTGAGATCCACTGTTGCCCTTAGAGTAGGGAATAGATTCTGTCTGCTAACAGGATTACAAACAAAGAATCTGTGCCTGTGACCCCAATACTAGTACCTTCATAAGCATGTTTCCAGTCTATATCTTTTTGCCTGCAGAATCCTTGTATAAGCAATTTAATTTACACCTTACCTTTCTACTTAATGGTtaactcattttgtttttgtacaaGAAAGACAGTACTCAGAACAGTTCTATAAAAATGAGTTCCCCAGATGAAGAAATTTATGTCCCTCTATAAGGAAAATTATATGTGAAAGCTCAGAGGATTGGAAAGAATCACAGGCTTTGAGACAGAAAGCAAACAGCAGTTTGGGGTTGGCACATGGAATGCAGGATGAGGAACGTTCTGAGCACTAAGCTGGAAGAGGCCTCAAATATCTAGAGGTTTTCCATGTAGAGTAGGGCTCAGCCACTCCAGTAAATTTGTTAATATTATGCTTTCAATTTCTAATTGCTAAGGGACAGCCAGGTAGCACCTCtattgagagaagaggaagatatGCACGTATATGTACTTGCCGGCCGAGGAAATCAGAGCAAATCCAAGCTCAGTGGAATTGGAGGACACTGGTGTGCAGAGGAACGTGTGTGGAGATTCAGGAGATGGGGTTTTATTATCATAACACAGACATAAGAAAAGTAGGAGCTGGAACCACACGGGTCATGTCATTGTGGAGTCAGGGCCCTGAGAGTCTGGGTGTTAAGGAAATACGACATAAATCAGTCAGTCCTCCAGATGGTTATGACTCTACCTATGACAGAGCGCAGGAAGTGAGTTGCCATCAAGACTGCAGGTGGGAGAAATCAGTGTGACAGAGCAaagcagacagagaggaaggcatgCTGAACGCTGCGATGACCTTCTTTCCCAAGGGGCACGTTAGCTCCAATCATAATTCAAAAGGAAATGAGCTGTGGACATTTGCAGTTCTGTAAGAAAAACTGGTAAGTTAAAGTTGAACTTCAACGAGACGTTCATTTCTAAAGATGATTCAGGAACATGAGCCAATGCTTTTTATAGCTTTCTGTTTGAATAAGGGGAGTCCTGATCATTCTCTACTTCCCTAATTCCAAGTATGTTAAAATTCAGAACTCATTCCGTGAATTACAGTTCATACTCTGCCctgtgtttttaaatgaattgtCTTTGAAATTAGAGCTGTTGGTTTATTGACTATTCTTTGTTTTAGAGGACCTTATAATGTCCTTCACTGTCTCTGTGGCGATTGGGCTCGCAATCGGAGGATTTCTCTGGGCGCTGTTCGTTTTCCTGTCTCGAAGAAGAAGAGCTAGCGCTCCCATCTCACAGTGGAGTCCCACCAGGCGACCCAGGTCCTACAACCAGGGCCTCAACCGAACTGGATTCTACCGCCACAGTGGCTGTGAGCGTCGAAGCAACCTCAGCCTGGCCAGTCTCACCTTCCAGAGACAAGCTTCCATGGAGCTGGCAAATTCCTTCCCCAGGAAATCAAGCTTCAGGGCTTCAACTTTCCATCCCTTCCTGCAATGCCCACCACTTCCGGTGGAAACTGAGAGTCAGCTGATgaccctgcctgcctccaccacccCATCCGCCATCAGCACCGGGCACAATCTGAGCCGACCTGACTTCCGCTGGTCCAGCAACAGCTTGCGGATGGGCCTTTCCACACCGCCCCCACCTGCCTATGAGTCCATCATCAAGGCATTTCCCGATTCCTGAGTCTGGGCTTTcgttgtttttaattctttttttttttttttaatttttgtctcatCTAGAAAGGAAATGATATATAGGGTAAACAGATTTTTGGGGTTATGGCACTAATGATTGATTTTCCAAGTTGATAGGCTCATGAAAGCTGAGCATTACCGAGTAAGGCACAGTTGCTTTTGAACACGGTTTTCTCATTTTATGTCTCACATGAGTATTATTTTCTCAAAAAGttctatatttatgtattttgaattcAGTGTGAGGCATTGAATTAAAGATACCGATTAAAGATTCTAACATACAAATCCTGCgtatttgtatgttttcagtgAAGAAGACTTTAGCTGTCAGTTGCTTATGGTTGCAATCCCCATCCACTTTCCCATGTGACTGCTGACAGACAAAAGCCACTAACATCAAGGAATTTTAATGTTACTTTCTGGGTGACGAGTGAGTCGGTAGCATCCTAGAATCTTGGAGCTTTAATGATGTGTGTGTACAAGATGATAGAATAGTGAATGTTGTAATATCTGGTGATTCTACACAGTTATGTATGAGAATTAAGCAAAAAAGCTAAGCTCCATTGGTGTCTTAAGATGGTTCAGTTTtgacacttaaatttttttccccAGCCAGATAAACTCCTTTTGAAGTTCTTCCTGGTATAATTACCCACATCATTGAAGTAAAACCCTTGAATTTACTAACATGAGGATTTAACATGACTGTTGTAGTTATTACCAAAGCAACAGCTTCTCTATTTGTCCTAAgaacaaattttaatttaacatcaagttgtattttctttcttggaTTTGGATCCAATGGCAAGGAAAGCATTTTATCTAGGACAGTGTTTTTCAACCTGTAGGTGACGACCCCTTTGGGTACTGAATAGCTCTTCCACAGTTGTTGCCTAAGACCAtccaaaaacacagatatttacattataattcataacagtagcaaaaattagagtttatgaagtagcaacaaaaataattttatggttgggggccaccacatatgaggaactgtattaaagggtcacagcattaggaaggttgagaaccactgctctagggggATTTTCCCTGTTAACTCTGTGGTCAAATAAGGATTATTCTACAGAGAGATAGTCCACAGTGGAAACATGCTGCCTCTCCAGAAAGCAATTCCTCCCGGTCACCTCAGCCCTCAGGTACCATCCCCCAGATGATGCTCTGTGAATTCCATCTCCCTCTTCTCTAAAGTCTTTTTAAGGTGACTAATGCAGGCTAAATGGTCACTGTTTCAGATGGTCACCCAAGGAGTCCA encodes:
- the Myct1 gene encoding myc target protein 1 encodes the protein MANNTTSLGSPWPENFWEDLIMSFTVSVAIGLAIGGFLWALFVFLSRRRRASAPISQWSPTRRPRSYNQGLNRTGFYRHSGCERRSNLSLASLTFQRQASMELANSFPRKSSFRASTFHPFLQCPPLPVETESQLMTLPASTTPSAISTGHNLSRPDFRWSSNSLRMGLSTPPPPAYESIIKAFPDS